From the Limanda limanda chromosome 2, fLimLim1.1, whole genome shotgun sequence genome, one window contains:
- the LOC133023051 gene encoding saxitoxin and tetrodotoxin-binding protein 2-like, whose translation MNLWLSSHFLVVGLLVCSAAPTPEECSQLVSPLSDMGSKMLGSWNFLTGYTESELFKDILKITQSSRMNITKSSNDGVEFSEYNKMKGQCISSVANAKIDGDTGTVSKMNVTSVFQLLSSSDDCLVFNINSTIGNLDQMMSFMNVSFSGAEGTTIHSLYLMGRESTVKDSDMERFKHLATCLGFSGEPDFHHDLKNGFCTEGESIKLPF comes from the exons ATGAATCTGTGGCTCAGCTCTCACTTCCTGGTTGTGGGTTTGCTTGTGTGCAGCGCAGCGCCGACACCTGAAGAATGTTCACAGCTGGTCTCCCCGCTCTCTGACATGGGCTCCAAG ATGTTAGGCAGTTGGAACTTTCTGACTGGTTACACTGAAAGTGAATTATTCAAGGACATCCTGAAGATCACCCAAAGCTCAAGGATGAACATCACAAAGAGCAGCAATGATGGAGTTGAATTTTCTGAGTACAACAAGAT gAAAGGACAATGCATCAGCTCGGTGGCCAACGCGAAGATCGACGGTGACACAGGAACAGTGTCGA AAATGAACGTCACGTCTGTGTTCCAATTGTTATCGAGCAGTGACGACTGTCTGGTCTTCAACATCAACAGCACCATCGGGAACCTGGATCAGATGATGAGCTTCATGAACGTCAGCTTCTCTGGAGCCGAGGGGACGACGATTCACTCTCTGTATCTGATGG gcCGGGAGTCGACAGTGAAGGATTCGGACATGGAGAGATTCAAGCATCTGGCGACCTGCCTCGGCTTCTCCGGAGAACCAGACTTTCACCACGACCTAAAGAATG GTTTCTGCACCGAGGGAGAATCCATCAAGTTGCCATTCTGA